From Sporolactobacillus pectinivorans:
GATGCTTTACGTCAGTCGCTTGGGTTGTTGAAGGTTGGGGGCCGGATTTCAGTAATTACCTTTCAGTCACTGGAAGACAGGCTGTGCAAACAGTTTTTTAAAAAATATAGCGAACTACCGGAATTACCTCCTGGGCTTCCTCAGCTTCCCGAAGATGATGAACCTGTCCTCAGGCGCGTATCCAGAAAGCCGGTCACACCCTCAGCCTCTGAAGTGGAGAGCAATCGCCGTGCCCGATCGGCAAAATTGAGAATTGCAGAGAAAATAAGAGCAGTCAAGGAGGAGAAAATATGAGTCAAACGCAGCGCGCTTTTAACTTACCTGAATCAGAATTTGCTGAACCGAGACGCCAATATGTAAAGGATCCCTCAGTTACGACCCGGCATATCACCAAGGGGGAGAAATTGCTTTGGACGCTTGCCGGTGTCGCCGTTTTTCTCCTTGCTGCATTGATGATTACGAATCAAACCAGGCTGTATTTGACTTCTCAGGATATTCAGACGCTGCAGGACAAGCTGGGTAATCAGTCAAAAATAACCCAACAGCTTAAGGCGGACGCCGACAGTCTGAGTTCACCTGACCGGATTGTCAATTTCGCGGAGAAACAGCTCGGGCTTAAACTGGATATTAACAACATCAAGGTTCTTCCATAAGGTGGCTTGGGCCAATGTTTCAGAGAAAAAAAAGAGCGATCAGTTTATGGTCAGGAATAGTCGGCGGTCTTTTTATGCTGGCTTTTTTTATAATTATCGGCCGGTTTGTTTATATTGCACAGGGAAAAGAAGTAGATGGGCAGAAACTTCTTCAGCTTGGTAGCAGGCAGTGGACCGAGCTGGATCTTATTAACGAGAACAGAGGAACGATATATTCAAGCGACGGGGGAATTTTTGCAGAAGATGTGCCGGCTTATACGCTGTATGCTGTGATCAGTCCTAAGGCGGCGGTGCACGTCGTAGATAAGGAAAAAACGGCAAGAGAACTTGCTCCGATACTGAAAATGAAAGAATCGGATATTCTCGCACAACTGAATCGGAATGCCTATCAGGTCGAATTTGGCACGAACGGGAAAATGCTCAGTTCCCAAACAAAACAGGAAATTGACCGCCTAAAACTTCCGGGGCTCGACTATCTGGCAGGATCAAAGCGTTATTATCCTGAACAGTCCAGCGCTGCCTACACTATCGGATTCACGCAAACGAATCCGAATACCAATCAACAGACGGGTGTGCTTGGCGTTGAACAGTCAATGAACCGCTATTTGACTGAGCGGGATGGCTCCGTCCGTTATTACACAAGTGCGGGGGGAGTGCCTATCCCTGATGAAAAGCAGAAGATTAATACGCCGGTTCCCGGCAATAATGTTTATCTGACCCTGAATTCCCGCATTCAGACAGTGCTTGAACAGGCAATGGCACAAACGAATAAAGTATACAAGCCAACCAGCATGATTGGAATCGTGGCCGATCCAAAAACAGGTAAAATTCTGGCAATGTCAACCTATCCCACTTTCAACCCCAATAACCGGGATATTACACAGTTCAGCAATATTGCCATCTCAACTCCCTACGAACCCGGATCGGTTATGAAAACTTTTACCGTAGCTTCAGCAATTGATGCCGGTGTTTTTAATGGAAAAGCAACCTACGCATCCGGATCCTATAGGACGAAGGGCGGAACCATTCATGACTGGGACACCGCCGGCTGGGGAAATATTAATTTTGATCAGGCCTTCGAGCTTTCATCAAACGTTGGGATGTCTGTTCTGACTGATAAATATTTAGGTCCGGACCGGCTGGAAGAGTATTGGAAAAGGTTCGGGTTTATGAAGAAAACCGGTATTGATCTTCCGGGGGAAAGCCAGGGAATCGTTAACTGGAGCTGGCCGATTGACAAACTCGAAGCATCCTTCGGCCAAGGTTCTGCTTTTACTGCTATGCAGATTGTGCAGGCATCAACAGCTATCGCCAACAACGGTGTCATGATGCGTCCGTATGTCGTGGATAAAGTCGTCAATCCAGACAACGGAAAAACGATCCTGTCCAACCATCCGGTGGTGGCCGGGCATCCGGTTTCCAAGAGTGCTGCGGAGCAGACGCGTGCGCTGATGCGCCAGGTGGTCAGCAATAAAGATGTTGTCAACGGATATGGCGCAACAGGTACGGCTTTCGACCTTCCCGGATATGATGTTATAGGCAAAACCGGAACGGCCCAGATTGCTCAAAATGGAAGATATCTCCAGGGAAAGGATAATTACGTTTTTTCGTTCCTTGGTATGGCGCCTGAAAATGATCCAAAGGTGATTGTTTATGTAGCGATTAAACAGCCTCATCTAAAACCGACGGATCTCGGGGATGAACCGGTGATAAATATTGTCCGTCCGGTGATGTCAAGCAGCCTTCAGTATCTTCAGGTTGACAAAAAAGTTGGTCAGGGGGGCGGGGTCAAAGCCGCTGCTCCTGTAAAACTGGGCGATTACACGGGCAATTCGACAAACGGAGCTGCACAGTCGCTGCTCAATCTTGGGCTTAATCCGATAATAGTAGGAGACGGCACAAGCGTCAGAAGGCAGCTGCCTTTTTCCGGTGAGAGTCTCTCACAGGGCAGCAAAGTGATTCTTTTTAGCGGCGGATTTGCAAAAATGCCTGATACTACCGGCTGGTCTCTGGCAGATGCTATGAAGCTGGCAGATGCGGCTGATCTTAGGTTGAAAACAAATGGAACAGGGTTTGTTACTCACCAAAGTCCGTCCCCCGGGACGCTGTTGAAGAGTGGGGACACACTGACTGTTG
This genomic window contains:
- the ftsL gene encoding cell division protein FtsL, encoding MSQTQRAFNLPESEFAEPRRQYVKDPSVTTRHITKGEKLLWTLAGVAVFLLAALMITNQTRLYLTSQDIQTLQDKLGNQSKITQQLKADADSLSSPDRIVNFAEKQLGLKLDINNIKVLP
- a CDS encoding penicillin-binding protein; translated protein: MFQRKKRAISLWSGIVGGLFMLAFFIIIGRFVYIAQGKEVDGQKLLQLGSRQWTELDLINENRGTIYSSDGGIFAEDVPAYTLYAVISPKAAVHVVDKEKTARELAPILKMKESDILAQLNRNAYQVEFGTNGKMLSSQTKQEIDRLKLPGLDYLAGSKRYYPEQSSAAYTIGFTQTNPNTNQQTGVLGVEQSMNRYLTERDGSVRYYTSAGGVPIPDEKQKINTPVPGNNVYLTLNSRIQTVLEQAMAQTNKVYKPTSMIGIVADPKTGKILAMSTYPTFNPNNRDITQFSNIAISTPYEPGSVMKTFTVASAIDAGVFNGKATYASGSYRTKGGTIHDWDTAGWGNINFDQAFELSSNVGMSVLTDKYLGPDRLEEYWKRFGFMKKTGIDLPGESQGIVNWSWPIDKLEASFGQGSAFTAMQIVQASTAIANNGVMMRPYVVDKVVNPDNGKTILSNHPVVAGHPVSKSAAEQTRALMRQVVSNKDVVNGYGATGTAFDLPGYDVIGKTGTAQIAQNGRYLQGKDNYVFSFLGMAPENDPKVIVYVAIKQPHLKPTDLGDEPVINIVRPVMSSSLQYLQVDKKVGQGGGVKAAAPVKLGDYTGNSTNGAAQSLLNLGLNPIIVGDGTSVRRQLPFSGESLSQGSKVILFSGGFAKMPDTTGWSLADAMKLADAADLRLKTNGTGFVTHQSPSPGTLLKSGDTLTVDLH